From Desulfurobacterium pacificum, a single genomic window includes:
- the recA gene encoding recombinase RecA, which produces MEKGKEKKQFSPEEAREKALKEALKIIRKEYGDGSIMYLGERPVEKIPTISTGSIAIDRATGIGGIPRGRITEIYGPESSGKTTLALHVIANAQKEGGTAAFIDAEHALDPVYAKKLGINLDELLISQPDSGEQALEIAETLIRSGAVDVIVVDSVAALVPEAEIKGDMGDSHVGLQARLMSQALRKLTAAVNKSNCALIFINQVREKIGGMGYGANETTTGGRALKFYASMRVEVRNIGQIKKGDERIGHNAKVKIVKNKLAPPFREAVVEIYYGEGISKEADLINLGEELGIIKKSGSWYSYGDMRLGQGKENARQFLKENPEIAKEIEEKVLEAINAGG; this is translated from the coding sequence ATGGAAAAAGGAAAAGAAAAAAAGCAGTTTTCCCCTGAAGAAGCCAGGGAGAAAGCTTTAAAAGAAGCACTAAAAATAATAAGGAAAGAGTACGGCGATGGTTCAATAATGTACCTTGGGGAAAGACCTGTTGAAAAAATCCCCACCATCTCCACCGGCTCCATCGCCATAGACCGAGCCACCGGCATAGGTGGTATTCCAAGAGGAAGAATTACCGAAATCTACGGTCCGGAATCTTCCGGTAAAACCACTTTAGCCCTTCACGTTATAGCCAATGCACAGAAAGAAGGCGGAACTGCCGCTTTCATAGATGCCGAGCACGCTTTAGACCCAGTTTACGCCAAAAAGCTTGGAATAAACCTTGACGAATTGCTCATTTCCCAGCCAGACAGCGGTGAGCAGGCGCTTGAAATAGCCGAAACCCTCATAAGGAGCGGAGCGGTTGACGTTATAGTCGTTGACTCCGTTGCTGCGCTCGTTCCAGAAGCAGAAATAAAAGGAGATATGGGCGACTCTCACGTTGGTCTTCAGGCAAGGCTGATGTCTCAAGCTTTGAGAAAACTTACCGCTGCCGTTAACAAAAGTAACTGCGCCTTGATTTTCATCAACCAGGTTAGAGAGAAAATAGGCGGAATGGGCTACGGTGCTAACGAAACCACCACAGGCGGTAGAGCTCTGAAATTCTATGCCTCTATGCGCGTAGAGGTAAGAAACATAGGTCAGATAAAGAAAGGCGACGAAAGGATAGGTCACAACGCGAAAGTGAAAATAGTTAAAAACAAGTTAGCTCCACCATTTAGAGAAGCAGTGGTTGAGATATACTACGGCGAAGGTATATCAAAAGAAGCTGACCTCATTAACTTGGGAGAAGAACTTGGAATTATTAAGAAGAGCGGTTCCTGGTATTCCTACGGTGATATGAGGTTAGGACAGGGTAAAGAGAACGCAAGGCAATTCCTTAAAGAAAATCCGGAAATAGCGAAAGAGATAGAAGAGAAGGTACTGGAGGCTATAAATGCCGGCGGTTGA
- a CDS encoding type IV pilus twitching motility protein PilT, whose amino-acid sequence MPAVDLDKLLTQAFKLGASDVHLRVKIPPMFRINGKLVKTDLPPLEMSDVLAFVKKVLPEEKRKELPYIKNIDLAYSIPGVCRFRVNVFKQRGTFAIVMRAIPAKVPQIDELNLPPVLKEIALYPRGLVLVTGTTGSGKSTTLAAMLEELNNRDSRVVITIEDPIEYLHKDKKCIFYQREIGDDAEDFFTALRAALREDPDVILVGEMRDPETVRTALDAAETGHMVFSTLHTLDAKETINRIISFFPPYHQQAIRFQLASVLKATISQRLLPKADGVGRVPAVEVMIVTEAIRERIMNPELTEEIPEFIEKGREVYGSQTFDQSLYDLWKKGLITKEDAIKYATRPDDLKLKMEGIFTGGLDV is encoded by the coding sequence ATGCCGGCGGTTGATTTAGATAAGCTTTTAACGCAAGCTTTTAAGCTTGGAGCTTCTGACGTTCACCTTAGGGTAAAAATCCCCCCTATGTTCAGAATTAACGGTAAGCTGGTTAAAACAGACTTACCTCCCCTTGAGATGAGCGACGTTTTAGCCTTTGTTAAAAAAGTCCTTCCTGAAGAAAAAAGGAAGGAGCTTCCGTACATAAAGAATATAGACTTAGCTTACAGTATCCCTGGCGTGTGTCGCTTCAGGGTTAACGTGTTCAAGCAAAGGGGAACGTTTGCAATTGTTATGAGAGCCATTCCTGCCAAAGTTCCGCAGATAGACGAACTTAACCTGCCGCCGGTGTTGAAAGAGATAGCCCTTTACCCGAGAGGATTGGTTTTGGTTACAGGAACTACCGGTTCTGGTAAGTCCACCACTTTGGCTGCGATGCTTGAAGAACTTAACAACAGGGATTCCCGCGTTGTGATAACGATAGAAGACCCAATTGAATACCTTCATAAAGATAAAAAGTGCATCTTTTACCAAAGAGAAATAGGGGACGATGCAGAAGACTTTTTTACAGCCTTGAGAGCAGCGCTCCGCGAAGACCCCGATGTAATATTGGTTGGTGAGATGAGAGACCCGGAAACCGTCAGAACTGCCCTTGATGCGGCAGAAACCGGTCACATGGTTTTCTCCACCCTTCACACCTTGGACGCAAAAGAAACGATAAACAGGATAATTTCCTTCTTCCCTCCTTACCACCAGCAGGCTATAAGATTTCAGCTTGCTTCTGTTTTGAAGGCGACCATATCCCAAAGGCTTCTGCCCAAAGCCGACGGCGTCGGTAGAGTGCCTGCCGTAGAGGTAATGATTGTTACAGAAGCTATAAGAGAAAGAATTATGAACCCTGAACTCACTGAAGAAATTCCAGAATTCATTGAAAAAGGAAGAGAAGTTTACGGCTCTCAAACCTTCGACCAGTCTCTCTACGACCTCTGGAAGAAAGGTCTTATCACGAAAGAGGATGCAATCAAGTATGCTACGCGTCCTGACGACCTGAAACTCAAGATGGAAGGTATATTTACAGGTGGACTTGACGTATAA